TGAGCACGGCTTATTGTAGCAGTAACAATTTTGTTTATTCGGTCACCATAAAATAACTCAACTATGCGCTGAGGTGGCCAGCGTGATTGTGTAATTTATGACTAAAAACAAACTGGCCCAATCACTATCTCTGGATACCCCCGACTGGAACGCCATTGACGCAGCGCATGTGGTAGGAACACTCGAACACTGCTCAAGTACTCGGGTTTCGATACCGTTGTCTATTGGTACCATCTCGGTGGAAATGTTCGAACATGGTGTGCGCTTCGCTTCCGATAAGCAACGACAATACGATTATCAGCTTGTGCTCAATCCACCGGCACTCAGCGAGCTGTCGCTCAATGTGATGGAGGAGTATGCAGAAATTAGTTCGCCACATTATGTGATGCGAGTGGACTTCGCGCCGTTCGCGTTTCAGGTGGTCAATCATCGCGGGCGAGTACTGGCAGCCTCTGCCAATGACGGTCACTTTGTTCGTCAACATCGCATACCACCCTTGGCTCGCACTGAAGATGGATGGCTTTGGTCTATGGCTATGGCGTCTGGGGAACGGTTTTACGGCTTAGGCGAAAAATGGGGGGCTCTGGATAAGCGCGGTCAGTTAGTCCGATCATACAATCACGACGCGCTGGGTGTGAATGGCGAGATATCCTATAAAAACACCCCGTTTGGCTGGAGTCCCGAAGGGTGGGGCGTGTTCATCCATACACCAGCCGCCGTCACACATGCAGTAGGTTTTCCGGCATGGTCGCAGCGTAGCTATTGCGCGTACATCGAAGATACTGTGCTCGATATCTTCGTGCTGTTATCGGATCCCGATGTCGTTGCGCCAAGCGTCGGCCATACGATGCTTCGGCTCTATTCGGATATCACCGGTTACGCACCACCACCGCCAAGTTGGTCGGGTGGTGCCATTCTGTCCAAAGCTTACTACAAAACCGCAGATGAAATTATTGCTGTGGCGGAAGATGTGCGGCGACGTCAACTTCCTTGCGATGTGATTACCTTTGATGGTCGCGCTTGGCAGGATACCGATACACGCTTTGCGTTCGAATGGGATGCGTCAAGATATCCAGATCCAAAGCCTGTGATCGACCGTTTAAAGCAGCTTAATTTTAAGATCTGCGTTTGGGAGTATCCGCTTATTTCCGTTCAGCATCCTTGGTTTGACGAATTTGCTGAGAAGGGCTGGCTACTCAAAGATCGGCGCACGGGCGAGGCCTATCGCTATTCGTGGGACATGCAAGCTTTTGGCAAGGTACTTACGCCGTTGCCCGATTCTGGGATTGTGGATTTTACGCACCCAGATGCTTACGCATTTTGGCGAGATGCACACAAGCCTTTGTTTGAACTCGGTGTTGATATGATCAAGGCTGATTTTGGTGAGCAGGTCGAAGATGACCAGATGATCGCGCACAACGGTGAGCATGGTTTGGCATTGCATAATGTGTATGCACACCTGTACAACCGGTGCGTTTATGAAGCGGCAGAAATGTACTGTCAGTCTGGACCTTTCCTATTTAGCCGCTCAGCATGGACTGGCAGCCAACGGTACAACAGTCAATGGGGCGGCGATCCACAGGCAGACTGGGAAGGCATGATGGGGAATATCCGCGGTGGCTTGTCTTGGGGGCTCTCTGGCGCACCATTTTATGCAACGGATATCGGTGGATTTTATAAAGATACGCGAAACGCTGCACTTTATGTTCGCTGGGCTCAAGCCGGTGTGTTTTCTGCACACTACCGACTCCATGGTATCGGGGCACGTGAGCCGTGGTCCTACGACGCGGCTGCAGAGTCTGCGGTGCGATCTGCGATCCTATTACGGTATCAGCTTCAGTATTACCTTCAGCGCACAATGCGCCAAGCCACCGAGAGCGGTATTCCGGTACAGCGCCCCATGGTGTTGTCATTTCCAAATGAGAAGCAGGCATGGGCGTTCGAAAATCAATTCATGTTTGGTGAAGATATTCTGGTTGCACCTTGTTTCTCGCCTGACGGCGTTGTTGACGTGTATTTTCCACACGGGCAATGGGTGAGACTCGATATCAATGCGAGCGCATCGCAAGCTGTCTACGACGGGGGACGAGTGCACAGGTTGGCGCTTGCGCTCGACGAGATTCCGGCGTTCATTCAAACCAGCTCACGAATCCCGTTGAATGCGCTACATCAAGTTACATCGGACATACCGATGGACCAAGACAATAACTACAAAATAGAACGATTCTGGCCACAATAGGCTGGAGCAGGGGGAGGCATGTTTGCCAACGAACTCATATTTACGCTGTTGTCGTGTGTCTTCTTTATGGCACTCGTCGGCTGGTTGTCGTATCAAAAAACCAAAGGAAGTGTGGATGACAAGGACGGCTATTTTTTGGCTGGACGAGGCTTAACTGGCACATTCATCGCGGGGTCAATGTTGCTCACGAATTTGTCAGCTGAGCAATTGATCGGTCTAAATGGCTCGGCGTACGGCTTTAATATGAGTGCCATGGCCTGGGAAGTCACAGCGGGCTTTGCGACGATCATTATGGCATTGGTGTTTTTACCTCGATATTTATCAGGTGCTTTCGCCACATTGCCTACGTTTCTGCAAGACAGGTACGATGACGGCGTACGTCGATTAACCGTGGTTCTATTTATGGTTGGTTATGGCCTAGTCACCATACCATCGATTCTCTATTCTGGGTCGGTTGCCGTATTGCGACTCTTCGATGTACCTACGTTGTTGAACCTGCCTTACTCGCAAGCCCTCGTCGTTACCGTGTTGATTGTGGGGTCAGTCGGCGCAGTGTACGCCGTGTTTGGCGGGTTGAAGGCAGTTGTTGTGTCCGACACTATCAATGGCATCGGGCTGCTCATTATTGGGTTGCTGGTGCCAACACTGGGCTTGATTCTGCTCGGAGACGGGAGTTTTATGCAAGGCCTGACCACCGTGGCGACCACTGAAACGCATAAGCTAAACGCAATTGGTTCGCCAACTGATCCAGTGCCTTTTGGGACGATTTTTACCGGCATGATCTTAGCCAATTTATTTTATTGGGGCACAAACCAGTACGTTATTCAGCGTACGCTCGGTGCGGCAAGTTTGGCAGAAGGACAGAAGGGCGTATTGCTCTCGGGTTTCTTCAAGCTGTTGGTGCCGTTTATGATGATGATTCCCGGGGTTATTGCCTACCATCTTTACAATCACGGTGGCGAGACCCTCCCGTCTATCGATCTGGCTTATCCACAGTTGGTCAAAGATGTCTTGCCCATCTACTTGTCTGGCTTTTTCCTCGCCGTGTTACTTGGCGCCGTATTTAGTTCGTTTAACTCTTTGTTGAATAGCGCTGCGACGCTGTTTTGTTTGGACGTTTACCAACCGCTGAAAAAAACCGAAGTATCTGATTCAGAGTTAATCAAAGTGGCGAAAATTGCCAGTATTGTGATCGCCATATTCTCGTTTATCGTAGCGCCGCTGCTGCAATTTGCCCCCGAGGGTTTGTGGCAGATTATTCGCATCTTTACGGGTTTCTATAATATTCCCGTTATCACGATTGTCTTGGTCGGGCTCTTCACGCGCCGGGTACCCGCACTTGCCGCTAAAGTCGCGATTTGTTTCCATGTTGTGGCTTATGGGTTACTTAAATTTGTCATCGATATCGATTTAAATTTCATCCATATCTACGCGGTGTTATTTGTGATCGAGGTTGCCATTATGTTGTTGATCAGTTACTGGCAGCCCCGCAGCACGGATTGGCACTTTAAGCATGCTGCTAAGGTGGATATGCGGCCATGGCGTTACGCGCCGGCGGCAAGCATGACGATGATTAGCGCGATAATCCTGGTGTATTTGCTTTTTTCTCCGGTCGGTTTGGTTGGCGGAATTACGCCAGCGTTCTGGGTTTACGCTAGCGTGTGCGTATTGCTTAATGTTGCGCTATGCCTTTGGTCAATTAAACGACCGCGTCAAACGCATTCCTAACACGAAGCACTTTTTTTGCGTCTTGATTCGAACCAAGCGCACCACGACCGAGGACGCATATAACTCTTATATAAGATATCTATTGTAAAATAAACCAGTGTTGGGGTAGACTGGTTTGATTGGTGTAATCTGACACGCGCAACTCAGCGTAAGTTTGGCGTAACGCGACTCATACCGTGTTGATCAGAGGCCCAATACTCAGTTAGAGCAGCGTCGCTCTGACAATAACCACTGAGAGGAGAAAAATAATGAATACAA
The sequence above is a segment of the Arenicella chitinivorans genome. Coding sequences within it:
- a CDS encoding glycoside hydrolase family 31 protein, which produces MTKNKLAQSLSLDTPDWNAIDAAHVVGTLEHCSSTRVSIPLSIGTISVEMFEHGVRFASDKQRQYDYQLVLNPPALSELSLNVMEEYAEISSPHYVMRVDFAPFAFQVVNHRGRVLAASANDGHFVRQHRIPPLARTEDGWLWSMAMASGERFYGLGEKWGALDKRGQLVRSYNHDALGVNGEISYKNTPFGWSPEGWGVFIHTPAAVTHAVGFPAWSQRSYCAYIEDTVLDIFVLLSDPDVVAPSVGHTMLRLYSDITGYAPPPPSWSGGAILSKAYYKTADEIIAVAEDVRRRQLPCDVITFDGRAWQDTDTRFAFEWDASRYPDPKPVIDRLKQLNFKICVWEYPLISVQHPWFDEFAEKGWLLKDRRTGEAYRYSWDMQAFGKVLTPLPDSGIVDFTHPDAYAFWRDAHKPLFELGVDMIKADFGEQVEDDQMIAHNGEHGLALHNVYAHLYNRCVYEAAEMYCQSGPFLFSRSAWTGSQRYNSQWGGDPQADWEGMMGNIRGGLSWGLSGAPFYATDIGGFYKDTRNAALYVRWAQAGVFSAHYRLHGIGAREPWSYDAAAESAVRSAILLRYQLQYYLQRTMRQATESGIPVQRPMVLSFPNEKQAWAFENQFMFGEDILVAPCFSPDGVVDVYFPHGQWVRLDINASASQAVYDGGRVHRLALALDEIPAFIQTSSRIPLNALHQVTSDIPMDQDNNYKIERFWPQ
- a CDS encoding solute:sodium symporter family transporter, with translation MFANELIFTLLSCVFFMALVGWLSYQKTKGSVDDKDGYFLAGRGLTGTFIAGSMLLTNLSAEQLIGLNGSAYGFNMSAMAWEVTAGFATIIMALVFLPRYLSGAFATLPTFLQDRYDDGVRRLTVVLFMVGYGLVTIPSILYSGSVAVLRLFDVPTLLNLPYSQALVVTVLIVGSVGAVYAVFGGLKAVVVSDTINGIGLLIIGLLVPTLGLILLGDGSFMQGLTTVATTETHKLNAIGSPTDPVPFGTIFTGMILANLFYWGTNQYVIQRTLGAASLAEGQKGVLLSGFFKLLVPFMMMIPGVIAYHLYNHGGETLPSIDLAYPQLVKDVLPIYLSGFFLAVLLGAVFSSFNSLLNSAATLFCLDVYQPLKKTEVSDSELIKVAKIASIVIAIFSFIVAPLLQFAPEGLWQIIRIFTGFYNIPVITIVLVGLFTRRVPALAAKVAICFHVVAYGLLKFVIDIDLNFIHIYAVLFVIEVAIMLLISYWQPRSTDWHFKHAAKVDMRPWRYAPAASMTMISAIILVYLLFSPVGLVGGITPAFWVYASVCVLLNVALCLWSIKRPRQTHS